CATAACTTAATTGTATCTACGATGCATTCAATCTAGTAATCTACTTTACACCATCCACTCGACTTGCAAGTCTTAACTTTTTATGGTATTACACTAAAATGAGATGCTCGGTTTAAAAGAAGGATGCAAAACCTTGAGCTGGCAGGATCCCTGATTCCGAACTCATCTTTGTCAGCATCATAACCACAAATTACAACATAATGACCTGCATAAAGTAGCAGATCATTTTATGGCCACGTTATAATGTAAATCAATCACACTTCAACTTTTCTAGAACCTGTCAGCTCATTTGAGCTGCTATACAGTTTTAGTCCCGTGTCTCACAAAACAACTACTCAAGTTGATCTTGACAAACATCAGCTGATACGATTTTTTTCACCCAATTAAAAGGCAAATTGAGTACAATTTGAAAAGATGAAAATCATCACAATTGTCCCTACAATGTCATGCCATTCTAAAGTTAAGCACATAGCTGGTCTTGAGATGAACATGCAAGATCATATGATAATATAGCAGTCTTCGTACTTGTTTGTTGACATTAAAAACACAGGGAAGTGGAAAACGGGGACTCTTTTGATCTCTAACCTTTAAAATGCACCAACTTTCCAACACTATGCTTATCAATAGTGTTTTGGGTGGTGAAAGGTTGAAATTCACTATTTTCAAGGGAAAAAATTGGAAGGTCCCTTTAGAAACTCTATCTTGAGTTTCCAAAGGTCAAGGGTTCAAATCCCATCCTAAGCCTATTTCCCTTCTTcttacttttctttttctttcttttttccttcaTTTTCTTCCGTctgatttgttttctttttctttttctcttatcTTCCTTCCAAGTTTCAAAACCTAGCCCCCCTCCGTCTCGTCCGTCCCGCCTGCGCGCCCTTCACTGTTCTCTATTCTCTTTGCCtaatattctttttcctctctTTCAGTCATCACATTTCTCAtctttttcaattaattttcaTAGATCAGAcgtcattatcatcatcatcatcatcatcattatgaAATGATATATCTaagtgtaattttttttttcataagcATTTTCTTTTGCAACTACAAACGTAGTTACTTTCACAAATTATTCCAATATTAATTCCATAAATTATTCCAATTGCAATTTCACAAACTTTTTTTTGCTAACTTGGGGGACGACGTGCGTCCAATAACTAGTTAGGAAAAATATAGGAAGTGCGACTTCCCAAAAACGAAGGACGTTGCTTTTCTAGTGACCCCAAGGTAAGTGAAACTCTCCATGCCGATGAACCATACAATTTCATTCTCATTTCCCAGGAATTTGAACTACGTTAATTAACAAACTAACAACTTCCTAGGTTATATTTCTACCTATGtccaaccaaacaaccactttaATCCCTAAATCAATAAATGCTTTGACACCATCTTTAGTTAATAGACATAAACCTTTTGGAACACTATAGGTTGGTAGTTAGCATAGAAACTGTTTTTTGAGAAAAAGGAGACAAATTCCAGGGTTCATATTTCATTGTACTGAAGGGGCTAACTAACAGCATTTTTGCGGAAAGCGTTCAGACGCTGCTACGCAGCCCTTTGTTCTTAGCATGCCAAAGGGAACACAAAACAGGAAGGTAACTGATGATAGTGGTTGTGGGCCTAGGAAGTTATTTACAAATGATATAGTTAGATGATTAATCAGCTAATCTAGTAGGGGCCTAAAATAGGAAGGTAACTGATGACAGTGGTTGTGGGCCTTGTTGCCGTTCTCAAAATTTTATGCAGGTACTCGTTAGTGCTGAGTATACATTTTATTTAGATTCAAATTTTCTAATGGACTGCTATGCACTTGAGCTAGATGACAGGAAGCCATTACAAAATCATAAATTTCTGACGGAAGTATATAAGGTTGATAAAGTATACGTCGTATAAGATCAGTTTCAATAGGTAGTGAGAATAACCAACTTATAGAAGAATATACAGCAAAGCAGTAATCTAACAAACACACACGTAGAAGCAAGATAGCGCAAAATCAAGATGCATGGTAAGCAATAAGGTAAGCTAATAAGCAGCATGCTTTCAAAGAACTAAGATTTCTGGATTTTATCACAATACAAAGAGAAAACTGAAAAGGAAACCAGTTCACCTGTGTAGGCCAGATTGCTTCCACAAAAATCAGAGACATGGTAATCCTCCGGCCATGACTGACTGTAAATATATGACAACATTTAGAAAAGGTCGACGTCAGACTTTGAAATAACTAATGGACTTGGAGGAGGAActgaaatattttatgactcaGAACTAAGGCTTTCTTCTTTCCACTTAACAAAATAAATGCTAGGAAATATAGTCCATATAAGGGTTACACAAGTTTATTTTGCACCTTAGAATAACTACTGCAACTTCACCTGTTCAGAGGATTTGTTGTTGCCGTGTCTAAGATGGGGGTGACAGCAGTAAAGGCCACAGAAAAAAAATGTGTTACACCTTAGAATACCTACTGCAACTTCACCTGTTCAGAGGATTTGTTGTTGCCGTGTCTAAGATGGGTGTGACAGCAGTAAAGGCCAcagaaaaaaaattacaatgtaCTTCACGGAGCTATCCTCAGGTTGCAAAGGAATCTCAGATTTGTAATCCATAAATGAATTTGCATTTTGAGTGACAAACTTGAAAGAACACTAGAAAAGTCATGTGTTCGTAAGCTCCAaagtattgaggaattgtttaaAGGTAATAAAAAGTATAAACAAAACCACGGTCCATTTGCCAGGGTGAGAACATGTTTGAGACAAATTAAGGTAAAAGCCTACAAAATAATCCATATATAAAAAACAGGCAAATATCCATAAGAACAAGAAATGAAAAGGTGGTCAAGGATAATCATCATGCAGTTAAAACATCACCAAAAAGGTTTCGCAATACAAAATAGACTATGTGGAACAAGAGAGAGGTTAGACAGCACCATGGTAACGGATATGGCTATATAGTCAGTTCGCCACCCTTATGAGAATTGATGAATAAGAGATCAATGAAGAAGTCCAAGAACCAAATACTTACGTAAGTTTGCACTGATCAACCAAAGCAATTGCTACGTATCTTCCTGACAAGATCAAGAGAGATACTTCTTTTAGACTAAATGATCTGCACTGCAAGAGAAAGTATTGATGTATCACAGGTCATCAACATGACATTAGGTTTCTTGGGGTGTCAGAGTTGAAGGTACTCAAGTATTCAAGCTCTCTTTTACCTCTATCCTGATTCCAGCTTCAATTGCTCTTTGAAATAGCATATCTACTCGGACCAAATCATGTGGTAACTGATCCTGCAAAATTTTAATCATAATCATCACATGTCATGAAGAAAAGAATCCTTTTATGATTTTATCATGGTAAAGGTGTAATAAGAACACTTATCAAATTATGGTGAACTAAAATACATAAAATTTTAATTCTAGCAATGGACAGCATGGTACAACAGTAGAACACATGCCAACTTTTCCTTCCTTTTCGAAGCAGGTAAAGAGGAAAGGGCAGGAGACACCTTGAAGCATATATAACCGGAGGCTTAAAGAAAAAGAGCACACAGCAGAAAGTTTCAAAGATTGATCTTCTTGCTAGAAGCGGAAGTATTAACCATGGAATTAAAACTTGGTCGTTTCATTGCGTAACCGGTTTTGGATTTTCTGTTCTGCAAAACCGCGTTATGTAACCGTACGACAGAAATCACGGCGTTCTCCCCGCGTCGCCTGTTACATAAGGGCGACTCGCCGCGTTAGAAGGTTTTTTTTTCCGTTACACCATTCTTTTGTACAAATTGGCCAAACATACTGTAGTAATTAATTATGTATTTAAGATGAGATTTTGTATGATCATTTGTTCACAAAATATGTTACCCACTGGTTATATTGTGTtgaaaaaatgttttttaatcTTAAAAGTATAATCAGAGCTTAAACCTATTAATGTGAAGCTTTTGAGAAAATTCATACCGCGTTAGCCTCGGTCCGTTCTATTTACCCGCTACAAGAGATTTCCGCGATAACGCAACCGTTAACGAGATTGCGGCCGCATCCGCGATTTTTTTCTATGGTATCAATTGCACTTTGAGCTTTTAGAGGCAATTAATACATAAGCTATATTATACTCAACAATATTTAGACGACGACTCCTGCTCAATTAATAACGATAAAAATGACATCCAAAAATTTTAGAGATTTTTTTGACAATATGCCCAGTTAATCAAGAAACATAGGTACTAGCAAGGGAGACTCTTCTATAGGAAACTTAACCATCTTTCGACAAAACCAGCCATTATACAACCCCTTTCATTCATCACCAACGATGCGAACTCGGTAGCCACTGCACTTTGCAGCCATACAGCTTTCATAGGAAATCTCAGAAATTTCTTCAGCAAGCATTTAAAAAGTTACAGTATCTGAGTGAATAATCAATACCTTTTTCCCAGGATAACATGAACCAAGGGAAGTTAGAAAATGCTCACGGATCTACTCAGGCTCCATATCAGTAAAGGCTTGTTTATGCTAGTGCGTGACTGTATGAGCATCATTAATTTATCCTCACCGTGAACTTGTCCAACAAACACATAAGCTTTCCTTCAAACGACCACCCACAAGGATTCTTAAATTTAAGCTCAACAACTTATATTTTGGGGCAGTTACTTTTACCTTAATTATCGTACTATAGCATCCAGTTCAAAGAGACAGCTTGTAAGCAAATTGACAATATAGAAAAAAGATAAAAAGGGTATATTTAACTTAGTACTGGAAGCTACCTTGTAAAATGACTCCACGGAGAAGTTTGGGTTCGCTCCTATAGTCACAGTGAAGAAGGAAAAGATGACAGAAAACTTTTGCAGCAAATATGCCAGATCAACAGTCCAGATGCTgctaaaagaaagagaaaaattgaaacaaaaacataaatatatagCAAAAAAATAGTAAAAGTTGCAAGAAGCAGTTAACATCCAAACAAGAGATTTATGTTCTAAATAGATTCAATTACAGCTGTTACAAAAGCCAATGAACTCTATTTTTAGGGGTGACATGTCAGCATTACAATCAAGTTGAGATTTGTGAAAGACTCTTAAAGGTAGCAGGAGAAATATATAGGCAACCAAGACAGAGACCATCCCTTTTTTTTCATATAAGAATTAAGAAAAACAGGTTCTATTAACAGTAGGAAAAAATGAGAACAACAATGAGGACAAGCTGTCCTCTGATCTGGGAAACGAAATTACAGATTGCCCCCATTTTTTTTTACCTCCCCAACTGAGTAACTCTTGTAAGCCCCACCGCCCTTAGCTCAAATAGATGCTAAATATGTGATCTTGCCCACAATAACTCAAAAGGTAAGGAACTCGGAAAAGATCCTCGAGTTTCTCTCTTTCTCCAACAATTCACACAAGTCACACCACATAATTGCCATGATAGCATTGCGCCAAAACAATCACTTATTTTTACCCTTACCAAACCCCTGAAGCAAATCCGCAGCCGAACTCAGTATCCAGTATCTATGAAGGGCAAACCCAAGATTCGTCATGACTTCATGAAGCGCAAAGACTCTCCTCCAAAGGTAACTCACCATTTCACAATGTAAGAAAACATGTGAACATGACTCACTAGCACGAAAAAGCAAGCACATATCCGTTGAAATTACCAAACTTGGTCTATGCTTTTGGAGCATGTCATAAGTGTTAATCCTTTTTAACGCCAATGTCTACACAAAAGCCCTCGCCTTAAGAGGTACCTCCGCCTTCCAAATGAAAATTTGCTACCGGAACTTCTTAAATTCCTGTTGGTGAAACATGGAAGAGGTTTTCTTTTCACATAGAGGAAACTTTCAATACTTTTCATCAGCATTAAATTACCACCAACACCATAATGTCCTATTTATGAGTGTAGACTCCAGATTAAGATGAACGGGTTGAGGTAATGAAAAAACTCACGGTAATTCTACAAAGTGAAAATATTGCCAAGGAAGATATcatctaaataaaaaaaatgtcaaatgGATTAGGGTGATATCAAgacaaacaaaaaaacaacaGCAGAAAGGTGGAGCAATGGGAGAGGAAGATGTGGGCCAAAGCCAAAGAGGGACGTACAGGGAGTGAGGAAAGTGATAGAAACCAACACCAATTACAGCAGCCACCGAGGATGAATCTGATTATTGGTGAGGTTCAAATAGATTCAGATATCCTATAAGCAGCTTATACCCTGATTGTAGAAGGGAGTCAGAAAGACTGCAGATGAAGGACAGTGAGTTAGTGACTGGACTCAGATAGTAATAATTTATTTACTTCTATCATTATCCCAATCTTTCTCTTCCAAAACTGTTTGAATTTTAGGGAAGACAGGAAGTATGAGCTCCCTCATTCTTGCTGCATCTTTCTCTTAAGAAACAAGAGAAGAAACCGTTCTATGTGCCGTATCGAGTATGTGCTATGCAGAGTAAGTTGGGATAAGTCTAACCCACTTGGAGAATATCGCGTGAGGTAACGTATGCTCTAATTTACCCTCTAAGTCTCTAACTATAACAGCACCAACACTATGACATTCAAAGATCATGAAGAAGAAAGAAACTTCACAAATTTCTCAAGAACCCATATCCTCGTTAACTTCCATAGGCGAATAAAGCCTTGAAAACCATTAGTTCTCCACAAATGACATTCCCTACTCAACCAAACCCCACACTACTAAGCCTCATGTTTCTAGAATTTGCAAATTCCTCGGAAACATATACAACTCAGGTGTCCAAAACACCAAAGAAAGGGTCATCCAGCTAGGTGGCAAACAACATAGTTCTTTAACATCATGCATCAAAAGCAATAGTCCGGAACGTCCCACTGAGGTTTATGCAGGCAACTGGATTTCAGAAGCAAAAGACATAGAATGGGTGAATGGGTGCAATCACACAATCTCCAGAAGTTAATAAACACACAAGAGGAACAAAGGGTGAAAAGAAGAGAACAAAAGAAACATGCAGAAAGCCGGAAACTGCCATCCATCTCCCAGGATTCGAGCTAAAAAGTTTCATCTCCGCAATCTTCAATTTTCTATATTAGCCAACTGAAGACCATGTTTAGGAGCAGAGTAGCAGACTATGTAGAAACTATCTCTAAATTTGAAACCCTGGGCATAAGGCTGctaataatatcaacataacacACTGCTGCCCGTCAAAGCTGATTGCCTGTTAACATTATGTATTACATGCACCTTTATCTACCTCATCCTGATTGTGATGCCTCTCTGAATAGCCATTGCAGTGAAAATGTTGAAATAGCTTTTGAACTAAGAGCCTCATTACATGCAGGGCAAGCTCTGTTGTATGTCCAGTCCAGAAGGAATTTAACTAGACTGAAAACCAAGGTCTTCATAGATGTTCTGTTTCTAACTTTAAAAGTCTGTAGTTCTGTACCCCTTGTCAAATGCCACCAAGGATTGAATGAAGTATTGAATACAAAAAATTTCTGGACCCCTTGTCCAAGTACATTAATGTGTAAGCTTCCACATTGCTGGGAGGTTTAAGATATTatataaagcaaataaagcacaCCTTCTTGTACCACAGAGCTTCTCCAATGTATGCAAGCTGCAGTTGTTGATGCCAATTGTTTGCAAAACCATCAGAACACAGGCAAGACCACAATCCCAATTGGATAACTGATTGACATGAGGAACCTGCAAGAATATTACAAAAGTATGAAAGCATTTGTACAAAGAATCTAAATAGCTGCACCGAAATGAAAAGTTGATAAGACTATGATGATATACCTCTATGAAATGTACACGGGGTAACATCACATCATGTTCTATTTCATCAGTTGACGAAAACTTGAGTGAGCAAGAACCGGATAAACTGCAATCTGAACTATTTTGTGCAACCTCTTCCAAGTTCAGTAATTTATTTACAAAAACACACAGAGGCCACATTGGAAATGAACCAAAAAAGCGACTACTTTAGAAGTTCAATTCATTGGTTTTCTTCAAACTTCAAACACATTGACCGTTATGTAGACTTCAGATGACTAATGTTTAGAATCTGCACATTTATTCCCTGGCCTGCAGTCCACCAACTGGAAGTCTGCAATCACAACAGCACAAAGATCTTTATTAAGAGTTAAGTAGCGAGAGCTCAAGAAACAAAACAGCATATTTAAGAATCAAAATCTCAAATCTGCAACAAGAACCGGTGCACCATACAATTGTAGATTAATTAAGATAACTGTGGGGTAATTGGATTGACTCAATACCGATCACTTTCAAGGCTGAATCAATTGAGCTTATTTCGCCGGGCATCCATCCAATGCATTCTTTTCGATCTCCCCAACCCGACCACATATTCCGAAAAGGGAGCGGGAGAGGGGCCTCCTCCCCGGTTCAAAAATGGGTTTGTTTTTTCTTGCTCGATGGTGTTTCAATTCGATTTAATGCAACTCCCTATATGAAAAAACGTGGTTCCCCCCTAAACCAGGGAGTCTCTTTTGCGCAGCCACCACGGATTCTACCGATCGGGCGGGATAAAGTAAAAGAGAACGCGGAACTTTTTGGCGGAAGCTAGTCCATGAAGATTCCAAAGTGGCACAGGAGGCAGAAGCCGTCGCTCAATTATTCCACtaaaataaggaatttaatcGAAGGCCGGAAAGGTACGAAGTTGGACTAATTTGGAAATATTGGCCAATTTACGTTGTATGAATCTAGTAGTTTTATGGAGAAATAACACTACTTAAAAGGAGTCTTGATCTTAAAAAATGAAGTAATGGTAGCACAAGAAAAGCCTATTTCATAAACTGACTAAGGCATTCAATAGAATTGATGCTTTTCTATCCTTGTATGGGTTTCTCTCTTCCATTCTCCAACAAAAATCCTTTGATCACCAAACCATACCATATTATACCGGTAACCGAATTCCTTTCTTGACCCTCCATTCTGCCTACGAACGGCTAAAGAACCAAATGTCTGCTACTTCTCCTTATGAATTGTGATCTACGATGTCCCTATTTCGCAAAACCTAAGTATAGAAAGTGATGTGTATGCACGGGACGTCTCAAGACTCTTCATATCTTTATTGCTTTATTAGATTTTGCTCATGAGTTTTTGGTCTCACCTGTGATGGTTATCTCATTTTGGGCATAGTTAATTTCAGTTTGATGTGGGTTAACTTTCCTAATTCAAGTAGGATTAGGAGCTTttttcctaaacctattaggatTCAGTTTTAGTTTTCCTATTTTGAGTTGGATTAGTTTTCCTACTTGCACTAGGATTAGTTTTCATACTTACGTTAGGATTAGTTTTCCTATTTGCACTAGGATTAGGTTATAATTTGCTGTTTTGATTCCGATTTAAGGATTCCGATATGTAAGGGCATGTTTTTAATGAATAAAATCAGATTTGAGTTGAGTTAAGTTATATTGAGCTTTGCTTATTGGTTTGCTTGACCACAAAACACCTTGCGATAAGTGTTCATCTTTCTGTTCGCCATACGAAAGAGAGTTCTCAACTTGCGATAATTGAGATCTTATCCTTCGATTTATCCATCCTCCATCAAAACACACTTCCACCCTCCCTCTAATTAGTGATTTTTAGCCTTAAACAATTTAAAGTTTCGAGCTTTCAACTAACAATCGAGTTCAGATCACATAAATCAAGAGAGTTCTCTTCCTGTAATTCAATTCACATCAGAAAGACATTGGCCACATTGCACATATAGTCTATCTAATCCAAACTCGAAACATTTATCAGAACCACAAAGTTTCTAGCGATTCCAATTATAAAAGTGCGATTTTCATTGAATTTCTAATGACCTAAAACCACAACATACATTAATTCTACCAATTTATCCCAAACGACATATAATGCTAAATTTATTCGAAATTCGATCAAATCATGCCCGTTAATAAGTAATCAATCTAAAACCAGAAGTAATTCAATAgctaaaatttcaaaaaatcagCTAAATCATGCAGCAAATATAATGATCAACCAATTCCAGATAAAAATCGAATTCAACAGATAAAATGCTCCTAAATTTAACTCGTAAATCGACAATAAAATTAAGCAAAATCAGTAAAACAAATATTAGGTACCTGGGAAAATGAGGAATGAGGTTGAGTTGAAGAAGAACAGAGGTGATGAGAATTGAGATATAGTGATAAATCGCTACtctcaaataaataaaataaataaaagttctGGAAATTATTAATTTCTGAAAAAGGTTGAACATTCCACGATTTCTACCTGCTACTAATTAATGCTTCTTCCTTATTTGTTGATTCTTCTCTCTGTAATTTTGGTTTAAAAcctggttttttttttagggtAAACCTGGGGTTTAATTCGGTATTATTGTCATTTTACAGGGAACTCTAGGTCTCTAGCCTATTAATTGCATTTTTGTGGGTAAcgtttccctaaaaaaaaaaaaaaaaaaaaaaggcgaAATAAGCTGACGCTGACGAGCCTGTCCTGCTAGAACGTGGGCATCTTCCACCAAGGACCTAGACACCTTGCAGACAAAGAATGAGTGAAGAGAGTCCATAAGACGTCGAACCCAAGAGACTAGGAATAGAGACAGGAGGAAGCAAAAGACATTGCAACAGATGAACCACCATTGAGGAATCTGTGTAATTGACAGAGAAGAAAAACCTCTCCATAATGCAGAATGAAGACCAAAGAGACCAAGGACACAAGCTTTCAACTCAGCTGAAGAGCCGAGTCTACAATACATGCCTGACCACCACCCCCAAGGATAAAAAACGAGTTGGAGTTTGTGAAAATCCAGGCTGTACAAATTTTAACCGTAAATTCTTAGTTGGATGTACAAATTTTAGGGGTTACATATTGACCTATACAAATATTAAGAAAGTTTAGTTGAATGTTATATAATAATGAAGTAAGTGACGTAgttgaaaaaaagaaaaaaataagtgAGATGTAAAAGTTACCTAAAATAATTGTTTATGATTGTAATGGAAGTAGGAAAACTTGCAGAGTTGGtataaaagtaaacaaaaataaacatGTAGTAGTTTTAACCCATAAAataatacggagggagtattattataTAATCCGTACATCGAAACATTATCATGTAAGATCATGGTAGATTGGTCTtagtatgta
This sequence is a window from Spinacia oleracea cultivar Varoflay chromosome 1, BTI_SOV_V1, whole genome shotgun sequence. Protein-coding genes within it:
- the LOC110785500 gene encoding guanylyl cyclase 1 isoform X1; the encoded protein is MWPLCVFVNKLLNLEEVAQNSSDCSLSGSCSLKFSSTDEIEHDVMLPRVHFIEVPHVNQLSNWDCGLACVLMVLQTIGINNCSLHTLEKLCGTRSSIWTVDLAYLLQKFSVIFSFFTVTIGANPNFSVESFYKDQLPHDLVRVDMLFQRAIEAGIRIECRSFSLKEVSLLILSGRYVAIALVDQCKLTQSWPEDYHVSDFCGSNLAYTGHYVVICGYDADKDEFGIRDPASSRKYQKISSKHLDEARKSFGTDEDLLLISLHQRYNKEAFPLISNHVNEDP
- the LOC110785500 gene encoding guanylyl cyclase 1 isoform X3 gives rise to the protein MWPLCVFVNKLLNLEEVAQNSSDCSLSGSCSLKFSSTDEIEHDVMLPRVHFIEVPHVNQLSNWDCGLACVLMVLQTIGINNCSLHTLEKLCGTRSSIWTVDLAYLLQKFSVIFSFFTVTIGANPNFSVESFYKDQLPHDLVRVDMLFQRAIEAGIRIECRSFSLKEVSLLILSGRYVAIALVDQCKLTQSWPEDYHVSDFCGSNLAYTGHYVVICGYDADKDEFGIRDPASSRKYQKISSKHLDEARKSFGTDEDLLLLPWMLKKE
- the LOC110785500 gene encoding guanylyl cyclase 1 isoform X2; protein product: MWPLCVFVNKLLNLEEVAQNSSDCSLSGSCSLKFSSTDEIEHDVMLPRVHFIEVPHVNQLSNWDCGLACVLMVLQTIGINNCSLHTLEKLCGTRSIWTVDLAYLLQKFSVIFSFFTVTIGANPNFSVESFYKDQLPHDLVRVDMLFQRAIEAGIRIECRSFSLKEVSLLILSGRYVAIALVDQCKLTQSWPEDYHVSDFCGSNLAYTGHYVVICGYDADKDEFGIRDPASSRKYQKISSKHLDEARKSFGTDEDLLLISLHQRYNKEAFPLISNHVNEDP